In Eleutherodactylus coqui strain aEleCoq1 chromosome 4, aEleCoq1.hap1, whole genome shotgun sequence, the following are encoded in one genomic region:
- the GJA5 gene encoding gap junction alpha-5 protein yields MGDWTFLGEFLEEVQKHSTVVGKIWLTILFIFRMLVLGTAAESSWGDEKSDFMCDTTQPGCENVCYDKAFPISHIRFWVLQIIFVSTPSLLYMGHAMHTVRMEEKKKLREEEAKSKQDMNGDSTYHQKEYPAEKVELPYRDEVSGRIKLQGSLLNTYVCSILIRTVMEVAFIVGQYMLYGIFLDTLYICERKPCPHPVNCFVSRPTEKNVFIIFMLSVAILSLLLSLVELYYLSWKKLKQSLSRQSVNSVNAVRVATIEPEHRSQSCTPPPDFNQCLNSKGKFNNPFNNTLASQQNTANFATERVQSEDDIGQGQFIHINYAQNAPVNNHSTSHQTPNGYCQNGRRLSKTSRTSSKARSDDLAV; encoded by the coding sequence ATGGGTGACTGGACCTTTCTAGGAGAATTCTTAGAGGAAGTACAAAAACATTCCACAGTGGTGGGAAAAATATGGTTGACCATCCTCTTTATTTTTCGGATGTTAGTTCTGGGCACTGCAGCCGAATCTTCTTGGGGAGATGAAAAATCTGACTTTATGTGTGACACCACCCAACCTGGTTGTGAGAACGTCTGTTACGATAAAGCATTCCCTATTTCTCACATTCGGTTCTGGGTTCTTCAGATTATTTTCGTCTCCACTCCATCACTGCTCTACATGGGACATGCCATGCACACTGTccggatggaggaaaaaaaaaagctcagggaAGAGGAGGCAAAATCGAAACAGGACATGAATGGAGACTCAACTTATCATCAAAAAGAGTACCCAGCCGAAAAAGTAGAACTTCCATATCGGGATGAGGTAAGCGGTAGGATTAAGCTTCAAGGAAGCCTATTGAACACCTACGTATGCAGCATTCTCATCCGCACAGTGATGGAAGTAGCTTTTATCGTTGGACAATATATGCTCTATGGGATCTTTTTGGATACCCTCTACATATGTGAAAGGAAACCTTGCCCCCATCCTGTCAACTGCTTTGTGTCCCGGCCAACCGAGAAGAACGTCTTCATTATCTTTATGTTGTCTGTTGCCATTCTCTCGCTTTTGCTTAGCCTTGTTGAGCTGTACTACCTGTCATGGAAAAAGCTCAAGCAGAGTTTATCTAGACAGTCTGTCAACAGTGTCAATGCAGTTAGAGTGGCCACCATAGAACCGGAACACCGGTCTCAAAGTTGCACCCCACCGCCAGATTTTAACCAGTGCTTGAACAGTAAGGGTAAATTCAATAACCCTTTTAACAATACTCTGGCATCTCAGCAGAACACAGCTAACTTTGCCACTGAAAGGGTCCAAAGTGAAGATGACATTGGCCAAGGGCAGTTCATCCACATAAACTATGCACAAAATGCCCCAGTGAACAACCATTCGACGTCCCACCAGACTCCCAATGGGTATTGCCAAAATGGACGTCGCTTGAGTAAAACCAGCCGTACGAGTAGTAAGGCTCGTTCAGATGATCTGGCGGTGTGA